Genomic DNA from Gracilinanus agilis isolate LMUSP501 unplaced genomic scaffold, AgileGrace unplaced_scaffold10912, whole genome shotgun sequence:
GAAGATTTAGGACAATTGTTTCAAGATGGAGCATTACAGataaataaaagcattttgtTTGCAATTGAATGAGCCACTGAAATAAGTTTTCTTGGGGTTTAATGtgtccagcctttttttttttttttaatgagaagctGAACAATCACTGTGCACAGGGAAACTAATATTCATAGGATCTTATATTTAGAACTGGAGAAATGTCaatggtcatctaatctaaccctgtccttttatagataaggaaaccgagaccAAGAGAAGGgaggtgacttttccaaggtcacaaaggtataAGTGGAAGGCAGCTcagtgatacagtagatagagtaccaggcttggagtcaggaggacctgggttcaaatttgctctcacttcctagctgtgagttCCTGGGCAAGGCATTAAACCTTATtttcctagcctttgcccttctgttttagagttgttcctaagatggaaaggaaggttAAAGATAACAAAGATAAAAGTGGAAGATCTGAGGTTCAAATGGAGGTCCTTAACGCCAGACCCGGCTTTCTTTGCACTGTATCATGTGGCCAGTTCCCTTCTGTTAGAGAGTTCCCTTCTATTAGTAGCGTTGTTTCCTCTTTGGTGGATGGACCTAGGGTAGACACTCTTCTAAACTTTCTCCTGTTTTGTATTTCCCCTAGGTGAGCTATCCTCAAGAAACCTCGATGCCAGCCAGGAGATGTTCTGCTCTGGTTTCCAAACGTGTGCCAGGGAGGTACTGCAGTACCTGGCAAAGCATGAAAGTAGTCGGGATCTGAAATCTTCCCAACTGGTCAGTCACCTCCACCgcatggtctctgaggtcctgcAGGGTGGAGCTGTCTACAAGCCTAGTGATCCCACCCCCAAAATGATGGACTTCAAAGAGAAGCCCAGCTCCCTGACCAAAGCCACCGAAGGGCATGGGAAAAACTGTGTCCCGGTCATCCAAAGGACTTTTGCCCATTCGAGTGGCGAGCAGAGTGGAAGTGATACAGACACTGACAGTGGTTATGGAGGGGAGTTGGAGAAAAGTGACTCTAAAGCCGACCAgcagtattttaaaaatgataacgAACATAAATATCCCCTGGCAGAAAGAGTAAGCGCCATTAAGCAAGAGTCTGAAGACCCTCCTGCAAAAAAGAGCAGACTGGAAATGCCTGATCGGGAGAGCCATTTTAGCAGCGAGCTGATTGGGTCTTCCTTTCTAGGGCCTCACCCTCACCAGCCTCCTTTCTGCCTGCCTTTTTATTTGATCCCACCTTCAGCAACAGCCTAT
This window encodes:
- the BHLHE40 gene encoding class E basic helix-loop-helix protein 40, translated to MERITSAQPPPACLGKVPGLEPSEMAGMDFSHIYQVYKPRRGLKRSEDNKETYKLPHRLIEKKRRDRINECIAQLKDLLPEHLKLTTLGHLEKAVVLELTLKHVKALTNLIDQQQQKIMALQSGLQAGELSSRNLDASQEMFCSGFQTCAREVLQYLAKHESSRDLKSSQLVSHLHRMVSEVLQGGAVYKPSDPTPKMMDFKEKPSSLTKATEGHGKNCVPVIQRTFAHSSGEQSGSDTDTDSGYGGELEKSDSKADQQYFKNDNEHKYPLAERVSAIKQESEDPPAKKSRLEMPDRESHFSSELIGSSFLGPHPHQPPFCLPFYLIPPSATAYLPMLEKCWYPTSVPVLYPGLPASAAALTGFMNPEKIPPPLLMPQRLPSPLPSHSSIDSSALLQALKQIPPLNLETKD